Proteins from a single region of Theobroma cacao cultivar B97-61/B2 chromosome 10, Criollo_cocoa_genome_V2, whole genome shotgun sequence:
- the LOC18586496 gene encoding U11/U12 small nuclear ribonucleoprotein 31 kDa protein, with the protein MTLKRKSTTNSDSEEDETFYFRYSSAAAPPSSSSSKPSNPNQTISKCTGGGGGSSGLAPSKSTLYVSNIDYSLTNSDLHTLFSTFEKIARVTVLKDRVTRISKGVAFIQFVSRDDALSAERVMHGKVLNGRTLSTSIAVDNGRAPEFIRKRVYKDKSRCYECGVSGHLSYECPKNQLGPRERPVSKKGRRGCGGGERREDNGDWSDEELDGGVGFEEENWASVVDGSAEERLRKAEMVEEKKKKVARKASYFSDESDEEE; encoded by the coding sequence atgactttgaaaagaaaatccaCCACCAACAGCGATAGCGAAGAAGACGAAACCTTTTATTTCCGTTACTCCTCCGCCGCGGCTCCACCGTCCTCATCTTCCTCAAAACCCTCAAACCCCAACCAAACTATCTCCAAATGTACCGGCGGCGGTGGCGGATCCAGCGGTCTAGCCCCATCAAAATCAACCCTTTACGTCTCCAACATCGACTACTCCCTTACAAACTCCGACCTCCATACACTCTTCTCCACCTTCGAGAAAATCGCCCGCGTCACCGTCCTCAAAGACCGCGTCACCCGAATTTCCAAGGGAGTCGCCTTCATCCAGTTTGTTTCCCGCGACGATGCGCTATCGGCGGAGCGTGTCATGCACGGAAAAGTGCTCAATGGCAGAACCCTAAGCACTTCCATCGCCGTCGATAACGGACGAGCCCCGGAGTTTATTAGGAAGAGGGTTTATAAGGATAAGTCGAGATGTTATGAATGTGGGGTTAGTGGGCATTTGTCATATGAATGTCCGAAGAATCAGCTGGGGCCAAGAGAGAGGCCGGTGTCAAAGAAGGGGCGGAGAGGTTGTGGCGGTGGAGAGAGGAGGGAGGATAATGGGGATTGGTCCGATGAGGAATTGGATGGTGGAGTCGGGTTTGAGGAGGAGAATTGGGCGTCGGTAGTGGATGGGTCGGCGGAGGAGAGGTTGAGGAAAGCGGAGATggtggaagaaaagaagaagaaggtgGCAAGAAAAGCTAGTTATTTTAGTGATGAGAGTGATGAGGAAGAGTGA